Proteins from a genomic interval of Phenylobacterium sp. LH3H17:
- the rpsG gene encoding 30S ribosomal protein S7 translates to MSRRRRAEKREVLPDPKFGDLTVTKFMNYVMYEGKKAVAENILYGAFEILEAKRKEQGPLETFHAALENVAPGIEVRSRRVGGATYQVPVEVRPDRRKALAIRWLVTAARKRGENTMTEKLAGELLDASSNRGSAVKKREDTHKMAEANRAFSHYRW, encoded by the coding sequence ATGTCCCGCCGCCGTCGCGCCGAGAAACGTGAAGTTCTGCCGGACCCGAAGTTCGGGGACCTCACCGTCACCAAGTTCATGAACTACGTGATGTACGAAGGCAAAAAAGCCGTCGCTGAAAACATCCTGTATGGCGCCTTCGAGATCCTCGAAGCCAAGCGCAAGGAACAGGGCCCGCTGGAGACCTTCCACGCGGCTCTGGAAAATGTCGCGCCCGGCATCGAAGTCCGCTCCCGCCGGGTCGGCGGCGCCACCTACCAGGTGCCCGTCGAAGTCCGTCCGGACCGCCGCAAGGCGCTGGCGATCCGCTGGCTCGTCACGGCTGCGCGCAAGCGCGGCGAGAACACCATGACCGAGAAGCTGGCCGGCGAACTGCTGGACGCCTCCTCGAACCGTGGTTCGGCCGTGAAGAAGCGCGAAGACACCCACAAGATGGCCGAGGCCAACCGGGCGTTCTCGCACTACCGCTGGTAA
- the fusA gene encoding elongation factor G has protein sequence MPRAHKIEDYRNFGIMAHIDAGKTTTTERILYYTGKSHKIGEVHDGAATMDWMDQEQERGITITSAATTAFWEGKRLNIIDTPGHVDFTIEVERSLRVLDGAVTVLDGNAGVEPQTETVWRQADKYKVPRIVFVNKMDKIGADFDKSVESIRDRLGAKAVPIQFPIGSESNLRGLVDIVRMKAVVWENDGLGANFHDEEIPADLLAKAEEARHYLIENAVELDDEAMEAYLGGEVPSEAVIKKCIRKAVLTGAFYPILCGSAFKNKGVQPLLDAVIDYLPSPVDIPPTVGIDFRTEEPIVRKASDDEPLAVLAFKIMDDPFVGSLTFCRIYSGKLETGMGLLNATRDKKERVGRMLLMHSNNREDIKEAYAGDIVALAGLKDTRTGDTLCDPIKSPVILEKMEFPAPVIEIAVEPKSKADQEKLGVALQKLAAEDPSFTVSTDFESGQTILKGMGELHLDIKIDILKRTYKVEANIGAPQVAYRESLGRKVDIDYTHKKQTGGTGQFARVMITFEPGEPGSGFVFESAIVGGAIPKEYIPGVEKGLASVKDNGLLAGFPLIDFKATLTDGKYHDVDSSVLAFEIASRAAFKELREKGAPKLLEPIMAVEVVTPEEYLGSVIGDLNGRRGMIQGQDTRGNAIVVNAFVPLANMFGYVNTLRGMSQGRAAFTMQYDHYNPVPQHVADEVIKKYA, from the coding sequence ATGCCCCGCGCGCACAAAATCGAAGACTACCGCAATTTCGGAATCATGGCCCACATCGACGCGGGCAAGACGACGACGACGGAGCGGATCCTCTATTACACCGGCAAGAGCCACAAGATCGGTGAAGTCCACGACGGCGCGGCCACCATGGACTGGATGGACCAGGAGCAGGAACGCGGCATCACGATCACGTCGGCCGCGACGACCGCCTTCTGGGAAGGCAAGCGCCTCAACATCATCGACACCCCCGGCCACGTGGACTTCACCATCGAAGTGGAGCGCAGCCTGCGCGTCCTCGACGGCGCGGTGACCGTGCTGGACGGCAATGCCGGCGTCGAGCCGCAGACCGAGACCGTCTGGCGCCAAGCCGACAAGTACAAGGTTCCGCGGATCGTGTTCGTCAACAAGATGGACAAGATCGGCGCCGACTTCGACAAGTCGGTCGAGTCGATCCGCGACCGCCTGGGCGCCAAGGCCGTGCCGATCCAATTCCCGATCGGCTCGGAATCGAACCTGCGCGGCCTCGTGGACATCGTCCGCATGAAGGCCGTGGTCTGGGAAAATGACGGCCTGGGCGCCAACTTCCACGACGAAGAGATTCCGGCCGACCTGCTGGCCAAGGCCGAAGAGGCCCGCCACTACCTGATCGAGAACGCCGTCGAGCTCGACGACGAGGCGATGGAAGCCTATCTGGGCGGCGAAGTGCCCTCGGAAGCCGTCATCAAGAAGTGCATCCGCAAGGCCGTGCTGACTGGCGCCTTCTATCCGATCCTCTGCGGCTCTGCCTTCAAGAACAAGGGCGTCCAGCCCCTGCTCGACGCGGTCATCGACTATCTGCCCTCGCCGGTGGATATCCCCCCGACCGTCGGCATCGACTTCCGCACCGAAGAGCCGATCGTCCGCAAGGCGTCGGACGATGAGCCGCTGGCCGTGCTGGCCTTCAAGATCATGGACGACCCGTTCGTGGGTTCGCTGACCTTCTGCCGCATCTATTCGGGCAAGCTCGAAACCGGCATGGGCCTGCTGAACGCCACCCGCGACAAGAAGGAACGCGTCGGCCGCATGCTGCTGATGCACTCCAACAACCGCGAGGACATCAAGGAAGCCTATGCGGGTGACATCGTCGCCTTGGCCGGCCTGAAGGACACCCGCACCGGCGACACCCTGTGCGACCCCATCAAGTCGCCGGTGATCCTGGAGAAGATGGAATTCCCCGCGCCGGTCATCGAGATCGCGGTGGAGCCGAAGTCGAAGGCCGACCAGGAGAAGCTGGGCGTGGCCCTGCAGAAGCTGGCCGCCGAGGATCCCTCCTTCACCGTCTCCACCGACTTCGAGTCGGGCCAGACGATCCTGAAGGGCATGGGCGAGCTGCACCTGGACATCAAGATCGACATCCTGAAGCGCACCTACAAGGTCGAGGCCAACATCGGCGCGCCGCAGGTGGCCTATCGCGAGAGCCTGGGTCGCAAGGTCGACATCGACTACACGCACAAGAAGCAGACCGGCGGTACGGGCCAGTTCGCGCGGGTGATGATCACCTTCGAGCCGGGCGAGCCGGGTTCGGGCTTTGTGTTCGAAAGCGCCATCGTCGGCGGCGCGATTCCGAAGGAATACATCCCCGGTGTCGAAAAGGGCCTGGCTTCGGTGAAGGACAATGGCCTGCTGGCCGGGTTCCCGCTGATCGACTTCAAGGCGACCCTGACGGACGGCAAGTACCACGACGTCGACTCCAGCGTGCTGGCCTTCGAAATCGCCTCGCGCGCGGCCTTCAAGGAGCTCCGTGAAAAGGGCGCCCCGAAGCTGCTCGAGCCGATCATGGCTGTCGAGGTAGTGACCCCGGAAGAGTATCTGGGTTCGGTCATCGGCGACCTGAACGGTCGCCGCGGCATGATCCAGGGCCAGGACACGCGCGGCAACGCGATCGTCGTCAACGCGTTCGTTCCGCTGGCTAACATGTTCGGCTATGTGAACACGCTTCGCGGCATGTCGCAGGGCCGCGCGGCCTTCACCATGCAGTACGACCACTACAACCCGGTGCCGCAACACGTCGCCGATGAAGTGATCAAGAAGTACGCCTAG
- the tuf gene encoding elongation factor Tu translates to MAKEKFERNKPHCNIGTIGHVDHGKTTLTAAITFILAKTGGAKSMAYADIDAAPEEKARGITINTAHVEYETANRHYAHVDCPGHADYVKNMITGAAQMDGAILVVSAADGPMPQTREHILLARQVGVPALVVYMNKVDLVDDAELLELVEMEVRELLSSYQFPGDDIPIVKGSAKVALDGGDPIIGEQSILELMTQVDAYIPQPDRPVDLPFLMPVEDVFSISGRGTVVTGRIEKGIVKVGEEVEIVGIRPVQKTTCTGVEMFRKLLDQGQAGDNVGVLLRGTKREDVERGQVLCKPGSITPHTKFVAEAYILTKEEGGRHTPFFTNYRPQFYFRTTDVTGIIKLKEGVEMIMPGDNAELDVELITPIAMDQGLRFAIREGGRTVGAGVVAKIVE, encoded by the coding sequence ATGGCTAAAGAAAAGTTCGAACGCAACAAGCCGCATTGCAACATCGGCACGATTGGTCACGTTGACCATGGCAAGACGACGCTGACGGCGGCGATCACCTTCATCCTGGCGAAGACCGGTGGGGCCAAGTCGATGGCCTATGCCGACATCGACGCCGCGCCGGAAGAGAAGGCGCGCGGGATCACCATCAACACGGCGCACGTCGAGTACGAGACCGCCAACCGCCACTACGCCCACGTCGACTGCCCGGGCCACGCCGACTATGTGAAGAACATGATCACCGGCGCGGCGCAGATGGACGGCGCGATCCTGGTGGTGTCGGCGGCCGACGGCCCGATGCCGCAGACCCGCGAGCACATCCTGCTGGCGCGCCAGGTCGGTGTTCCGGCCCTGGTGGTCTACATGAACAAGGTCGACCTGGTCGACGACGCCGAGCTGCTTGAGCTGGTGGAGATGGAAGTGCGCGAGCTGCTCTCGTCCTACCAGTTCCCGGGCGACGACATTCCGATCGTCAAGGGTTCGGCCAAGGTGGCGCTGGACGGCGGCGACCCGATCATCGGCGAGCAGTCGATCCTGGAGCTGATGACCCAGGTCGACGCCTATATCCCGCAGCCGGACCGTCCGGTGGACCTGCCGTTCCTGATGCCGGTGGAAGACGTGTTCTCGATCTCGGGCCGCGGCACGGTGGTGACCGGGCGCATCGAGAAGGGCATCGTCAAGGTCGGCGAGGAAGTCGAGATCGTCGGCATCCGTCCGGTCCAGAAGACCACCTGCACCGGGGTGGAGATGTTCCGCAAGCTGCTGGACCAGGGCCAGGCCGGCGACAATGTCGGCGTGCTGCTGCGCGGCACCAAGCGTGAAGACGTCGAGCGCGGCCAGGTGCTCTGCAAGCCGGGCTCGATCACCCCGCACACCAAGTTCGTGGCCGAGGCCTATATCCTCACCAAGGAAGAGGGCGGCCGCCACACGCCGTTCTTCACCAACTACCGTCCTCAGTTCTACTTCCGGACCACCGACGTGACCGGGATCATCAAGCTGAAGGAAGGCGTTGAGATGATCATGCCGGGCGACAACGCCGAGCTGGACGTGGAGCTGATCACCCCGATCGCCATGGACCAGGGCCTGCGCTTCGCCATCCGCGAAGGCGGCCGCACCGTCGGCGCCGGCGTCGTCGCCAAGATCGTCGAATAG
- a CDS encoding adenosine deaminase — MGLRNWTVGLALAFACGTAQAAPDVGAMTGGELIAFTKALPKGGELHNHISAAVFPEILLQWAVADGLCVDVKALAVRQACPATEGYKPAAAAVADPELRVALIDSFTTRHPDFRDRSGHDQFFGSFNRFGAANNLRSGDVLAAVMESLAAQDTFYLEAMTTPQGAATYGLGLRARWRGGDLAAQQAATQAAGLDKLLAAAIAETDATEARAREILKCGAPQAAKGCQVTVRYLMQTIRVLPPEVTFAQLQLGVALVGADRRWVGLQMVAPEDDPASIANYRLHMRMVEALTDGGRKVPVALHAGELTLKYATPEDLRFHIAEAVRVAGARRIGHGVDLPHEDGAEALAAEMAAKGVLVEVNLTSNHVILELSGTEHPYGWLRQRGVPVSLSTDDAGILRIDLSGEYARAVRDQGATYDDLKRSARNGLAFSFLAGEGLWRDPNAYKRPAKACAGQIGAAVPRPGPCADLLAASDKAREQWRHERLLKLFETRPR; from the coding sequence ATGGGGCTGAGGAACTGGACGGTGGGCCTGGCGCTGGCCTTCGCCTGCGGGACGGCCCAGGCGGCGCCGGACGTCGGCGCGATGACCGGTGGCGAGCTGATCGCCTTCACCAAGGCCCTGCCCAAGGGCGGCGAACTGCACAACCACATCAGCGCCGCGGTCTTTCCCGAGATCCTGCTGCAATGGGCGGTGGCCGACGGCCTCTGCGTCGACGTGAAGGCGCTGGCGGTCCGTCAGGCCTGTCCGGCGACCGAGGGCTACAAGCCGGCCGCCGCGGCGGTGGCCGATCCGGAGCTGCGGGTCGCCCTGATCGACAGCTTCACCACCCGCCACCCCGACTTCCGCGACCGCTCCGGCCACGACCAGTTCTTCGGCTCGTTCAACCGGTTCGGCGCCGCCAACAACCTGCGCTCCGGGGACGTCCTGGCCGCGGTGATGGAGAGCCTGGCGGCGCAGGACACCTTCTATCTCGAAGCCATGACCACACCCCAGGGCGCGGCGACCTACGGGCTGGGCCTGAGGGCCCGGTGGAGGGGCGGGGACCTCGCCGCCCAGCAGGCGGCCACCCAGGCCGCCGGGCTCGACAAGCTGCTCGCCGCCGCCATCGCCGAGACCGACGCCACCGAGGCTCGCGCCCGTGAGATCCTGAAATGCGGCGCGCCGCAGGCCGCCAAGGGCTGCCAGGTCACCGTGCGCTACCTGATGCAGACGATCCGGGTCCTGCCGCCCGAGGTCACCTTCGCCCAGCTGCAACTGGGCGTCGCCCTGGTCGGCGCCGACAGGCGCTGGGTCGGGCTGCAGATGGTCGCCCCGGAGGACGATCCCGCCTCCATCGCCAACTACAGGCTGCACATGAGGATGGTCGAGGCCCTGACCGATGGCGGCCGCAAGGTCCCGGTCGCCCTGCACGCCGGCGAGCTCACCCTGAAGTACGCCACGCCGGAGGACCTGCGCTTCCACATCGCCGAGGCGGTGCGGGTCGCCGGCGCCCGACGTATCGGCCATGGCGTGGATCTGCCGCACGAGGACGGGGCCGAGGCCCTGGCCGCGGAGATGGCCGCCAAGGGCGTGCTGGTGGAGGTGAACCTGACCTCCAACCATGTGATCCTGGAGCTGTCGGGGACCGAGCATCCCTATGGCTGGCTGCGCCAGCGCGGCGTTCCGGTCAGCCTCTCCACCGACGACGCCGGCATCCTGCGGATCGACCTGTCGGGGGAGTATGCCCGCGCCGTTCGCGACCAGGGCGCGACCTATGACGACCTGAAGCGCTCGGCCCGCAATGGGCTCGCATTCTCCTTCCTGGCGGGGGAGGGGCTGTGGCGCGACCCCAATGCTTACAAGCGTCCGGCCAAGGCCTGCGCCGGCCAGATCGGCGCGGCGGTCCCGCGTCCCGGGCCCTGCGCCGACCTGCTGGCGGCCAGCGACAAGGCGCGCGAACAGTGGCGTCACGAGCGGTTGCTTAAGCTGTTCGAGACCAGGCCAAGATGA
- a CDS encoding GIN domain-containing protein → MRLQVIIAGLGLALAAGAAQAAEVEIKDAVARVTVIPEARTDIKVEFLTTNPQLPLEVRTMGGKTIIDGDLDRKIRNCNSEGGHVSVRVGGVGTIRYEDMPQVVIRTPKDAEIEAGGAVFGTVGKSASLELSNAGCGDWTVANVEGRLKLNQAGSGDSKVGSAGQATLRVAGSGDIKTQDIRGALDIDIAGSGDVWSASVSGPLDVKIAGSGGVTVAGGQADAMTVSVAGSGDVSFGGAAQSLKARIAGSGDVHVKSVKGEVSKSIVGSGGVTIG, encoded by the coding sequence ATGCGTCTTCAAGTCATTATCGCAGGTCTCGGTCTGGCTCTGGCGGCGGGGGCGGCCCAGGCGGCCGAGGTCGAGATCAAGGACGCCGTCGCCCGCGTCACGGTGATCCCCGAGGCCCGCACCGACATCAAGGTGGAGTTCCTGACCACCAATCCCCAGCTGCCGCTGGAAGTCCGCACCATGGGCGGCAAGACCATCATCGACGGCGACCTCGACCGCAAGATCCGCAACTGCAACAGCGAAGGCGGCCACGTCTCGGTCCGCGTCGGCGGGGTGGGCACGATCCGCTACGAAGACATGCCTCAGGTGGTGATCCGCACGCCCAAGGACGCCGAGATCGAAGCCGGCGGCGCGGTGTTCGGCACGGTCGGCAAGTCGGCCAGCCTGGAGCTTTCCAACGCCGGCTGCGGCGACTGGACCGTGGCCAATGTCGAAGGCCGCCTGAAGCTCAACCAGGCGGGCTCCGGTGACTCCAAGGTCGGCTCGGCCGGCCAGGCGACCCTCCGCGTGGCCGGCTCCGGCGACATCAAGACCCAGGACATCCGCGGCGCCCTGGACATCGACATCGCCGGTTCGGGCGACGTCTGGTCGGCCTCGGTCAGCGGCCCCCTGGACGTCAAGATCGCCGGCTCGGGCGGCGTGACCGTCGCCGGCGGCCAGGCCGACGCCATGACCGTGTCGGTGGCCGGGTCGGGCGACGTCAGCTTCGGCGGCGCGGCCCAGTCGCTGAAGGCGCGCATCGCCGGCTCCGGCGACGTGCACGTGAAGTCCGTCAAGGGCGAGGTGTCCAAGTCCATCGTGGGCTCGGGCGGCGTCACCATCGGCTAG
- a CDS encoding SMP-30/gluconolactonase/LRE family protein: MKGALTALAGLLIAACQGLPAQAAARLEPLWTLDGLEAPESVALSADGSFFYVANVVGEGDAKDGRGFISRVSRDGKLLQKEWATGLNAPKGAVLAHGRLYVTDINRLVGFDLTTGKAVETHEVAGAGFLNDTAVAPDGTLLFSDSGNARIYAKQGKGDVTVWVQAPELRAVNGLLPEKDRLVVTTMAGKLLAVDYRTKAITVLAEGIGDGDGAARLDDGRYLVSEWPGRMFEVAPGGALAVTLDTKAAGRFMNDFIRVGDQLIVPNWMPGSLTAYRIIP, encoded by the coding sequence GTGAAAGGCGCACTCACGGCTCTGGCGGGTCTGCTGATCGCGGCCTGCCAGGGCCTGCCGGCCCAGGCCGCGGCGCGGCTTGAGCCGCTCTGGACCCTGGACGGCCTGGAAGCGCCCGAGAGCGTGGCCCTCAGTGCCGACGGGTCCTTCTTCTATGTGGCCAACGTGGTGGGGGAGGGCGACGCCAAGGACGGCCGAGGCTTCATCAGCCGGGTCTCGCGCGACGGCAAGCTGCTGCAGAAGGAATGGGCCACCGGCCTGAATGCCCCCAAGGGCGCGGTGCTCGCCCACGGCAGGCTCTATGTCACCGACATCAACCGCCTGGTCGGGTTCGACCTGACCACCGGCAAGGCCGTCGAGACCCATGAGGTCGCCGGCGCCGGCTTCCTCAACGACACGGCCGTGGCGCCCGACGGGACCCTGCTGTTCTCCGACTCCGGCAACGCCCGCATCTACGCCAAGCAGGGCAAGGGCGACGTGACGGTCTGGGTCCAGGCGCCAGAGCTGCGGGCCGTTAACGGCCTGCTGCCGGAAAAAGACCGGCTGGTGGTCACCACCATGGCCGGCAAGCTCCTGGCCGTGGACTATAGGACCAAGGCGATCACCGTCCTCGCCGAGGGGATCGGCGACGGCGACGGCGCCGCCCGGCTCGACGACGGCCGCTACCTGGTCAGCGAATGGCCGGGCCGGATGTTCGAGGTTGCGCCCGGCGGAGCCTTGGCCGTCACCCTCGATACCAAGGCCGCCGGACGGTTCATGAACGACTTCATCCGGGTCGGTGACCAGCTCATCGTGCCCAACTGGATGCCGGGCTCGCTCACCGCCTATCGGATCATTCCCTAG
- the rpsJ gene encoding 30S ribosomal protein S10, whose amino-acid sequence MDRQNIRIRLKAFDHRVLDHSTREIVNTAKRTGATVRGPIPLPTHINKFTVNRSPHIDKKSREQFEIRTHKRVLDIVDPTPQTVDALMKLDLSAGVDVEIKL is encoded by the coding sequence ATGGATCGTCAGAACATCCGCATCCGGCTCAAGGCCTTCGATCACCGCGTGCTGGACCATTCCACACGCGAGATCGTCAATACGGCCAAGCGCACCGGCGCGACCGTCCGCGGGCCTATCCCGCTGCCGACGCACATCAACAAATTCACCGTCAACCGCTCGCCGCACATCGACAAGAAGTCGCGCGAGCAGTTCGAAATCCGCACGCACAAGCGCGTGCTCGATATCGTCGACCCCACCCCGCAGACCGTGGACGCGCTCATGAAGCTCGACCTGTCCGCCGGCGTGGACGTCGAGATCAAGCTGTAA
- the rplC gene encoding 50S ribosomal protein L3, whose translation MRTGVIAKKLGMARFFDEAGTHVPVTVLSLEGCQVTAQRTQDKDGYVALQLGAGAKKPKNTSKAMRGHFAKAEVEPKHELAEFRVTEDNLIDVGAEFTADHFLAGQKVDVTGTTVGKGFQGAMKRWNFGGMRATHGVSVSHRAHGSTGQRQDPGKTFKGKKMAGHLGQETVTTLNVTVWKVDTDRGLILLKGAVPGTEGSYVKIRDAVKSARPADVPFPGAFRKAGQAAAAPAAETPVVEEAPAEAGGEDQ comes from the coding sequence ATGCGTACCGGTGTGATCGCCAAGAAACTGGGCATGGCGCGCTTCTTCGATGAAGCGGGAACCCATGTGCCGGTGACCGTGCTCAGCCTCGAGGGCTGCCAGGTCACCGCACAGCGGACCCAGGACAAGGACGGCTACGTCGCGCTCCAACTCGGGGCCGGCGCCAAGAAGCCGAAGAACACCTCCAAGGCCATGCGCGGCCACTTCGCCAAGGCTGAAGTCGAGCCGAAGCACGAACTCGCCGAGTTCCGCGTGACCGAGGACAACCTGATCGACGTGGGCGCCGAGTTCACCGCCGACCACTTCCTCGCCGGCCAGAAGGTCGACGTCACGGGAACCACGGTCGGCAAGGGCTTCCAGGGCGCCATGAAGCGCTGGAACTTCGGCGGCATGCGGGCCACCCACGGGGTGTCCGTCTCCCACCGGGCTCACGGCTCGACTGGTCAGCGCCAGGATCCGGGCAAGACCTTCAAGGGCAAGAAGATGGCCGGCCACCTCGGCCAGGAAACCGTCACCACCCTGAACGTCACGGTCTGGAAGGTCGACACCGACCGCGGCCTGATCCTGCTCAAGGGCGCCGTGCCCGGCACGGAAGGCTCCTACGTCAAGATCCGCGACGCCGTGAAGTCGGCCCGTCCGGCGGACGTCCCGTTCCCGGGCGCGTTCCGCAAGGCCGGTCAAGCCGCGGCGGCTCCGGCCGCCGAGACCCCGGTTGTTGAAGAGGCTCCGGCCGAAGCTGGGGGCGAAGACCAATAA
- the rplD gene encoding 50S ribosomal protein L4: MKLDVIKLDGSKGGSIELSDAVFGIEDIRGDILQRVVTWQLAKRRAGTHKIQVRNEVSRTGKKMYKQKGTGGARHGSRRAAQFVGGAKAHGPVVRSHAFDLTKKFRALGLRHALSSKVKSGSLVIVDSVTLSDPKTAGLRATLSKMGLKNALVIAGSEVDANFKLAARNIPNVDVLPNAGLNVYDVLRRHTLVLTKDAVEAINARYAEKEAA; encoded by the coding sequence ATGAAACTCGACGTCATCAAGCTCGACGGCTCCAAGGGCGGTTCGATCGAACTGTCCGACGCCGTCTTCGGCATCGAAGATATCCGTGGGGACATCCTGCAGCGCGTGGTGACCTGGCAACTCGCCAAGCGCCGCGCCGGCACCCACAAGATCCAGGTCCGCAACGAGGTCTCTCGTACGGGCAAGAAGATGTACAAGCAGAAGGGCACCGGCGGCGCCCGTCACGGTTCGCGCCGTGCGGCCCAGTTCGTCGGCGGCGCCAAGGCCCACGGTCCCGTGGTCCGCAGCCACGCCTTCGACCTGACCAAGAAGTTCCGCGCGCTTGGCCTGCGCCATGCGCTCAGCTCCAAGGTCAAGTCGGGCTCGCTGGTCATCGTCGACAGCGTGACCCTCTCCGATCCGAAGACCGCGGGGCTGCGCGCCACGCTGTCCAAGATGGGCCTGAAGAACGCGCTGGTCATCGCCGGCTCGGAAGTGGACGCGAACTTCAAGCTCGCCGCCCGCAACATCCCCAACGTGGACGTGCTGCCGAACGCCGGCCTGAACGTCTATGACGTGCTGCGTCGCCACACCCTCGTCCTCACCAAGGACGCGGTCGAGGCGATCAATGCGCGCTATGCCGAGAAGGAAGCCGCGTAA
- a CDS encoding 50S ribosomal protein L23 produces MADPVARHYDAILSPVITEKATLLSEQNKVVFRVAIDASKDEIAAAVEALFKVNVTKVNTLVVKGKTKRFRGRPGRRNDVKKAVVTLAEGQSIDITTGL; encoded by the coding sequence ATGGCCGACCCTGTCGCCCGCCACTACGACGCCATCCTGTCGCCGGTGATCACGGAAAAGGCCACCCTGCTCTCCGAGCAGAACAAGGTCGTCTTCCGCGTCGCCATCGATGCGTCGAAGGATGAAATCGCCGCCGCTGTCGAAGCGCTGTTCAAGGTCAATGTCACCAAGGTCAACACCCTGGTGGTCAAGGGCAAGACCAAGCGCTTCCGCGGCCGTCCGGGTCGTCGCAACGACGTCAAGAAAGCTGTCGTGACGCTGGCCGAAGGCCAGTCCATCGACATCACCACGGGGCTCTAG
- the rplB gene encoding 50S ribosomal protein L2, with protein sequence MALKQFNPTSPGRRGLVLVDRSELHKGKPEKSLVQGLTKSGGRGGGGRIAVRFRGGGAKRLYRVVDFKRRKFDVPATVQRLEYDPNRTAFIALIKYDDGELAYILAPQRLKAGDVVIAAEKADVKPGNAMPLRGMPIGTIIHNVELKPLKGGQIARSAGAYAQLVGRDSGYAQIRLNSGELRMVQDTCMATIGAVSNQDHMNQVLGKAGRVRHMGFRPHVRGVVMNPVDHPHGGGEGRTSGGRHPVTPWGKPTKGAKTRSNKATDKYIIRSRHARKAR encoded by the coding sequence ATGGCCTTGAAGCAATTCAATCCGACCTCTCCCGGCCGTCGCGGCCTGGTGCTGGTCGATCGTTCCGAGCTCCACAAGGGCAAGCCGGAAAAGTCGCTCGTCCAGGGCCTCACCAAGTCGGGTGGTCGTGGCGGCGGTGGCCGTATCGCGGTCCGCTTCCGCGGCGGCGGCGCCAAGCGCCTCTATCGCGTGGTCGACTTCAAGCGTCGCAAGTTCGACGTCCCGGCGACCGTCCAGCGTCTCGAGTACGACCCGAACCGCACCGCCTTCATCGCGCTGATCAAGTACGACGACGGTGAGCTGGCCTATATCCTGGCCCCGCAACGCCTGAAGGCCGGCGATGTCGTAATCGCGGCCGAAAAGGCCGACGTGAAGCCGGGCAACGCCATGCCGCTGCGCGGCATGCCGATCGGCACGATCATCCACAATGTCGAGCTGAAGCCCCTCAAGGGCGGGCAGATCGCCCGTTCGGCCGGCGCCTACGCCCAGCTGGTCGGCCGTGATAGCGGCTATGCCCAGATCCGCCTGAACTCGGGCGAGCTGCGCATGGTGCAGGACACCTGCATGGCCACGATCGGCGCCGTGTCGAACCAGGACCATATGAACCAGGTTCTCGGCAAGGCCGGCCGCGTCCGCCACATGGGCTTCCGCCCGCACGTCCGCGGCGTCGTCATGAACCCGGTCGACCACCCGCACGGCGGCGGCGAAGGCCGCACCTCGGGCGGTCGCCACCCGGTGACCCCGTGGGGCAAGCCGACCAAGGGCGCCAAGACCCGTTCTAACAAGGCGACGGATAAGTACATCATCCGTTCGCGCCACGCTCGGAAGGCTCGCTAA
- the rpsS gene encoding 30S ribosomal protein S19: protein MTRSVWKGPFVDGYLLKKAETAQGSGRKDVIKTWSRRSTIMPQFVGLTFGVHNGQKHVPVLVSEDMVGMKLGEFAPTRYFPGHAADKKAKRK, encoded by the coding sequence ATGACCCGTTCCGTCTGGAAAGGTCCGTTCGTCGACGGATACCTGCTCAAGAAGGCCGAAACCGCCCAAGGTTCCGGCCGCAAGGATGTGATCAAGACCTGGTCGCGTCGCTCCACCATCATGCCGCAGTTCGTCGGCCTGACCTTCGGCGTGCACAACGGCCAAAAGCATGTGCCCGTCCTGGTCAGCGAAGACATGGTCGGCATGAAACTCGGTGAATTCGCCCCCACCCGGTACTTCCCGGGCCACGCGGCCGACAAGAAGGCCAAGAGGAAGTAG
- the rplV gene encoding 50S ribosomal protein L22: MAKQAKARRLTGVEAMAKVTTLRTSPRKLNLVAQSIRGLKVQRALNELEFSHKRIARDVRKALYSAISNAENNHNLDIDNLVVSEAFVGKNLVMKRFAARARGRASRIEKPFSEITIVVRELGEAA, from the coding sequence ATGGCTAAGCAAGCAAAAGCGCGCCGGCTCACCGGCGTCGAGGCGATGGCCAAGGTGACGACTCTCCGCACCAGCCCCCGCAAACTGAACCTGGTCGCCCAGTCGATCCGCGGCCTCAAGGTCCAGCGGGCCCTGAACGAGCTCGAGTTCAGCCACAAGCGCATCGCGCGCGACGTGCGCAAGGCGCTCTATTCGGCGATCTCCAACGCCGAGAACAACCACAACCTCGACATCGACAATCTCGTCGTGTCCGAGGCCTTCGTGGGCAAGAACCTGGTGATGAAGCGCTTCGCCGCCCGCGCTCGCGGTCGTGCTTCGCGTATCGAAAAGCCGTTCAGCGAGATCACCATCGTGGTCCGCGAATTGGGTGAGGCCGCCTGA